In Planifilum fulgidum, the sequence GTTCGGCATGTTCATTCCTTACCAAAGCATCCTGATTCCCTTGATCCAGTTCATGCAGGGCATCGGCCTGTACAACTCGATCCCCGGCTTGATCCTGATTCACGTGGTGTACGGGATTCCGATCGCCACCCTGATCTTCCGCAATTTTTACGCGGGGATTCCGACGGAGATCCTGGAGGCGGCCAAGATTGACGGTTGCGGAATGTTGGGCATTTACCGGCGGATCATCCTGCCCCTGTCCCTGTCCGGTTTTGTGGTGGTGGGCATCTGGGAGTTTACCCAGGTGTGGAACGAATTTCTTTTTGCCGTCACGATGACCACTTCCACCCAGCAGCCGGTCATGGTTGCCCTGCAAAACCTCTCGGGCAGCCAGATCGTGCAGTGGAACGTGCAGATGGCCGGCGCCCTGCTCGCCGCGCTGCCCACCCTGCTGGTGTATATTTTTCTGGGCAGGTACTTCATCCGCGGCCTCCTGGCCGGTTCGCTGAAGGGATGAGCCGCCGTCGTCCGGCGGAGACCGAAGGGGTCCTGCCCGCGGTTTTCCTCCGGCGATTTTTTCACCGCTGGCCGAAGATGTTTGATCCTCGCCGACCGGTGGAATTTTCATGACGGGTCAGGTTTCCCGGTTCGGTGGCCTTTGAAAGAAGGTGAACATTTTACGAAAACCCCTGACCCAGTGATTTTTTGCCCTTTTTGACTGCAGAAATTTCTGATATAATTAGCATGTGACAGATTGAACAAACTTTGCGTCCATGGGCTTCAATTGGACCGGGAGGGGGAGGAGTCAGGGAGATGCTGCATATCGTCGTCTGTGTCAAACAGGTTCCCGACAGCCGTGAGATACGGATCGATCCCAAGACGAACACGCTCATCCGTCAGGGAGTGCCTGCCATCGCCAATTTCTACGACATGCACGGATTGGAGGAAGCCCTTCGCATCAAGGACCGGTACGGCGCCCGCATCACCGTGATCACCATGGGTCCGCCGCCCGCCGAAAAGGCGTTGAAGGAATGCATTTCCCTCGGGGCGGACGAGGCGATCCTGGTGACGGACCGGAAGTTCGCCGGGGCGGATACGCTGGCCACTTCCTATGTGCTGGCCAAGGCGATCCAGAAGGCGGCGGATCAATTCGGTCCCGTCGACCTGGTGTTCTGCGGCAAGCAAACCCTGGACGGAGACACGGGACAGGTCGGACCGGGAATCGCCTGCCGGTTGAATCTGGAGCAGCTCACCTATGTCGAGAAGGTGGTGAATCTGGACCCCGAGAAGCGGCGGATCACCGTCCATCGCCATCTGGAGGACGGCGTGGAAGTGGTGGAGACGAAATTGCCCGCGCTGATCACGGCGCTTCAGGAATTGAACAAGGTCCGCCGGGCCAGTTTGCCCGGAATGATCCGGGCGGCCCGTTACAAGCCCATCGTCTGGTCGGTCAAGGATTTCCCGGATATCGACATGAACAATATCGGGCTCAGGGGGTCGCCGACCATCGTCGCCAAATCGTGGGTCCCCGAGCAAAAGCCGGTTGACGGCGAGATCCTGGAGAAGGCGTCTCCGGAAGAGACGGCCAAGAAGTTGGTCGACAAGCTGTGGGAGACCGAACTGCCGGAGAAGCTCGGCTGGGTTGAGGAGAGGGAGGAGGTCGCCCAATGACGGAAAAAATCAAACAAAACGCTGAACCCGACTGGTCCGAGTACCGGGGCGTGCTGGTGGTCGTTGAACAACGGGACGGGAAAGCCAAGCCGGTTTCCTGGCAGCTGTTGGGGATCGGACGGAAGTTGGCCCAAAAGCTGGAGGTGGACACCCTCGCGCTGGTGATGGGGCACGACGTCGAGCACCTGGCTCGGGAGGCGGTGTATTACGGGGCGGACAAGGTGTACATCGCCGACGATCCGGTGCTGAAGCATTACCGCACCTATCCCTACAGCCGGGTCTGCCTGGAGTTGTTCCGCAAAATCAAGCCGGAGATCGTCCTGTTCGGCGCCACCTATACCGGGCGGGATTTGGCCGGGGCGATTGCGACGCACCTTCCGACGGGACTGACCGCCGATTGCACGATGCTGGACGTGGAGCCCCCGCCAAGCCGGCTGCTTCTCGCCAGCCGTCCGGCCTTCTCGGAAAAGATGGTGGCGACGATCCTGTGCAAAAAATATCGCCCGCAGATGGCGACGGCGCGGCCGGGGGTGTTCGACGCCCTGCCGAGGGATCCTTCCCGCCAGGGAGAGATGATCCCCTTCCCATGTCCCGTGAAGGAAGAAGATGTGGCCGCCCGGGTGATCGACTTTATTCAGGATGAACAGCGGGTGAACCTGGAGGACGCCTCCGTGATCGTGGCCGGCGGTCGTGGACTGGGCGGCCCCGAAGGTTTCAAGGTGCTCAAGGAGTTGGCGGATGCCCTGGGCGGCGAGGTCGGGGCGAGCCGTGCCGTGGTGGAAGCGGGATGGATCAGCCACGACCACCAGGTGGGGCAGACGGGCCACACCGTTCGGCCCAAGCTGTACATCGCCGTCGGGATTTCCGGCGCCGTCCAACATGTGGTGGGGATGCAGAATTCCGATGTCATCGTGGCGATCAACAAGGATCCGAACGCTCCCATCTTCAAGGTGGCCCACTATGGGGTGGTGGGTGACTGGGCCGAGATCGTTCCGGCGATGATCGAGGAAGTGAAAAAGCGCAGGGGACTTGCAACGGTCGAAACTTGATGTCGGCCGCAAGTCGCACCGCCGGGGGTGGCGCGGAGGCGCAGCATGAGGCGCAAGGCCGAGGCGCCCCTCCGGCGCCCGACGAGCTTCATCAGTCTTTGAAACGGCAGGATTTCATGGACGGAAGACCACAGGGAACGGAGGAGGCGGAGAGGATGGCTCAGGAAAAATTTGACGCTATCGTGGTGGGGGCCGGACCCGCCGGCAGCGCCGCCGCCTATACGATGGCCAAGGCGGGACTTTCGGTGGTGCTCCTGGAACGGGGCGAATTTCCGGGTGCCAAAAACTTGTTCGGCGGCGTATTGTATCGGAAACAGCTGGAGGACATCCTTCCGGACAAGTGGAAGAAGGCGCCGGTGGAACGGCGGATCGTCGAACAGCGGATTTGGCTGATGGGAGAAGAGTCGGCCGTCACCCTGAGTCACCGCAATGAAGCGTTCAAGGAACCGCCCAACTGCTGGACGGCTCTGCGCGTCAAATTTGACCAATGGTTCGCCGATCAGGCGGTGGAAGCCGGAGCCCTGCCCATCTATTCGACCGTGGCGACCGAGTTGATCACCGAAGGGGACCGGGTGATCGGCGTCCGCACGGACCGTGAAGACGGGGATCTGTACGCCGATGCGGTGATCATCGCCGACGGGGTGAACTCGCTTTTGGGGAAATCCCTGGGCATCCACCGGGAGTGGAGGCCGGACGAGGTTTCACTGGCGGTCAAAGAGGTGATCGCTCTCCCCCGGGAAAAGATCGAGGACCGGTTCAACCTGGAGAAGGACGAGGGGGTCACCATCGAATTTATGGGCAAAACCTCCCTCGGGATGGCCGGGCTGGGCTTTCTCTACACGAACAAGGACACCCTTTCCCTGGGCATCGGCATCATGGTGAACCATCTCAAAAAGAATAAGATCAAGCCCTACGAGATTTTGGACCATGTCAAGAAACACCCGATGATCCGGCGCCTCATCGAGGGTGGGGAAGTGAAGGAATATTCCGGACACTTGATCCCCGAAGGCGGTTGGAATTCGGTCCCGCAGCTCAGCGGAAACGGTTGGTGCATCACGGGGGACGCCGCGCAGTTGGTCAACTTTGTGCATCGGGAAGGATCCAACCTGGCGATGATGTCGGGCAAATATGCCGCGGAGGCGGTGATCGAGGCGAAGAAGCGCGGAGATTTCTCCCGGGAGACCCTCAGCCTGTACGACGAGAAGGTTCGCCAATCCTTCATCCGAAAGGACCTCGTCAAATACAAGGGCATGCACGAATTCCTGATGGAGGAGGATCCCGACCTTCTCTTCAATCGCCTGCCGCAGGCGGCCAATCAGGCCTTCTATGAACTGTTCCTCGTGGACGGGGTTCCCAAGGGCGAGAAACAGAAGAAGATGTTCCAATACCTGAAGGAGGCTGCCGGCGGGGTCTGGGGGCTCGCCAGACTGGGGATTAAAGGATGGAGGGCGATGAACGGATGAGTGAAATGAAAATCGCCGATCGGTTGTTCACCATCCGGTACAAAGTGGATGAACAGTCCCACCTGATCATCAAGGATCAGGAGGTGTGCCGGAAGTGCGAAACCAAGGAGTGCACCCATTTCTGCCCGGCGGATGTCTACGAATGGACCGGCGAAATGACCACGGTGGCCTTTGAAAACTGCATCGAGTGCGGGACCTGCCGGATCGGCTGTCCCTATTACAACATCCACTGGGTGTATCCGAAGGGCGGTTATGGCATCACGTATAAATACGGATAAAAACCAGCGGGGACTCCCCCCGGAGGATGGAAGGGGTGTGCCGCGGGGGCTGAATGCTGCGGCACACCTTTTCGGGTGTATGGAGCTTTCACCCTGTCTGACGCGGGACAGGGTTGTTTTATGGTCGGCCGCGAAATGGATGGGGGACGGATTTTTCCGGTATAATGGGATCAAGATTTGCCAAGAAGGCGAATGCGCCATCAGTGGGGAGGGAAACGGATGGATCTTCGGGATTACCGCAATTGCTTGGGAACCTTCGCCACCGGTGTGACCGTGGTGACCTTCAACACCGATCATGGCAAACACGGATTCACCGCCAATTCCTTCACTTCGGTGTCTCTTGAACCTCCTCTGGTCCTGGTTTCGGTCAACCGGAAAATCAAATCCTGCGCTTACATGCGCGACAACGCCTTTGCCGTCAACATCCTCCGCGGAAACCAGCAGGACCTCGCCCTTCATTTCGCGGGCAAGCCCCGGGAAGGTCTGGAGATCCGATGGAAAGAGGGCGATTATGCCCCCTATCTGGCCGATGCTCTCGCCACCATCCAATGCGTTCCCTGGAAGGCTTACGACGGCGGCGATCATGTGCTGTATCTGGGCGAAGTGAAGCACTACCAATACGATGAGGGCGATGCCCTGGGCTTTTTCCGGGGGAACTTCTTTCCCATCTCTTCGGATGCCGGAAAGTGAGACGGAGCGTCGCAGGCGGGCATGATTCTGGATGGGAGGAGCGCTGAACATGGCTTATTTTGCGGCCATTTTGCACATGGAAAAGCCGGAACTCAATCAGAAATTCCGCCCGCAGCATCTGGCCTATCTGGAGTCCCTGAAGGAGCAGGGGAAGATTTTCGCGATGGGGCCCTTTGCCGACGGGGCGGGGGGAATGGTGATCTATATCGCCGACTCCCTGGAAGAGGCCAAAAGCATGGCGGAAAAGGACCCGTATGTGGTGGAGGGGGTCCGCCGGTTGGAACTGCACGAATGGAAGATGGTCCGGGGTTGAAAAAGAAAATCGCCGTCACCGGGGCCCCGGAGGCCGGGTGACGGCTCAACCTGTTGGTACGGAAGGGGATTGTGGAAAGCAACCTTCCATGGTATATGAATATGCGCATCACCTGCTTCGTAATGCCGCACCTGCGGCGTTTTTTTATTTGCCGACGGGCGGGCGCGCCGAAAGGCGGCGGAAAGGGGCAGTGGAAACCGGGGCCGGAAGAGTTCGGGGAGGGCGCTTTTCAAGGGATCCTGTCGAAAAGCGGGTTCTTTTGCCTTGTTTTGTAAAGGGCGGAGGATTTGCGGGTGAAATGGTGTAAAAAGAACAATAATCCAAATTGGGATGCAGATGGAAAGGAGCGGGGTCCCTTGGCTTCCTCTCCGGAAAAGGATCCTAACGGCGCTTCCGACCGCGCGGAGATGTTTTATACCTTGGAGGAAGTGTCCCAGGCGATGAAGGTGAGCATCGAAAATCTTAAGCGCCGCCTTTCCGAGGGCGCGATCCGAGGTGTGCAAAAAGGAGGGCAGTGGATGATCCCCCGGGAGGAAATGGAGAAGTTGGGGGATGAACCCGGGAAGGATCCGGATCCCGAACCCTTTCAGGGCGGGGTGAAGGAGTCGACGGCGTTGACCGTCCTTTCGGCGGATCAGGAGGAAAAAGAAGAAAAAAAGGAGGAGCCGTGGAGGAAACGGGCGAGGGAGCTTTTTTCCGACTGGCTGAGCGGCTTCAGAAACGCGAAGTGGAACGGGAAACTGGACGAGAAGGTGAAGGAGTGGATCGGGCGCTTTTTTCACATTGTTGAGCGCCTCAGAAAAAAGGAGGTGGAGGAAGAGGGCGTCCGGCAGCAGGTGAGCCTCAAACTGGGATTGATGACGGGACGCAAGGAAATGACCTGTGATTTTTGCCTGGTGACGGATCATTTTTATCCCGGAGCCCTGTTCGCCGACGTTTACGTGGACGGAGAGCTGAAATGGGTGATGTGCCCCAATTGTTTGTGGTACTGCCGGGAACAGTCAAACGGCTCCCTGGAAAAGAACGTGCGGGCCCGTTTCCATCAGCTGGCCCACCGTTTGGAGCAGGAGGCGCGCCGCGCCCGTCGCCTGGCCTCGACGGAGGACTTCCGCGTGCCCGGCCGACACGAATGGGAAGCCTGGGAAACGGCCTCTTACGCCCTCAAGGAAGTGGCGTCATCCCAGGCCTTTCACGGGGAATTCAAGACGGATGAAAATGGAGAATAATAAAGTGACGCCGGGAAGGAAAGCTTTGTCGGCCGCGCTGAAGCCGGGGCGAAACATCGCTTTTTTCCCGGTCCCCGATTTCTTCCGCCACCTGCCGGGTGGCCTTTATTTTTTTGAAAGGTTCGTGCGGGATACGCGCGCCGAGGAGCTTCCACACCTCTTCTTCCCTTCGTTTCCAGAGGGGAACGACCGGAGAACATCCCGCCGCTTTCCGGCCGCCTCGTTGATTAAAGGAACGGAAATAGGGAAAAACAGGTAAAGAAGTCTGTTTGAGGGGATGGGACAAAGGGTGGAGAGGAACTTCGGGTCCATAAAGTGGACGAATTTTCACGGCGCCAATCTTGCTTATCTCGTCGAGCAATACGAACGCTATGTCGAGAATCCCCGTTCGGTTGAAGCGTCCGTCCGGACGCTTTTTGAGCGCCTGGGTCCGCCGCCCGTGACGCCGCCGGAGGACGTTTCCGGGGAGGAGCGGGGAGATCCGGCGCTGATCCGGAAGGTGGTGGCCGCCGTGGAACTGGCGCAGCGGATCCGCACCTACGGACACCGCCTGGCCCGGATCAATCCCCTGAAAAGGGAGATTCTTTCCGATCCCCGGCTCGATCCCGCCGCCTGCGGACTCACCGAGGAGGATCTCCGCCGGATGCGGGCCGTCTGGATTTGGCCGGAAGCTCCCGCGGGCGTGCGGACGGGTTTGGAAGCGATCGCGAAGCTCAGGGAGATTTACACCGGTTCCCTGGCCTTCGAATTTTCCCATGTGCATGATCCCCGAGAGCGGGAATGGCTGGAGCGTCAGGTGGAATCCGGGGGAATCCGTCCCTTCTTGCCGCCGGATCAGCAGATCGGACTGTTGAAACGGCTGATTGAGGTGGAGGAATTCGAGCGGTTTCTGCACCGCACCTTTCCGGGGCAAAAGCGGTTCTCCATCGAAGGTATCGACGTGTTGGTGCCGATGCTGGATGAATTGATCCGCCGGAGCGTCCATGACGGCGTCAAAAATGTCATGATCGGCATGGCCCACCGGGGCCGGCTCAACGTATTGGCACACGTGCTCGGCAAACCCTATGAAGTCATCTTTTCCGAATTTCATCACGCCCCCGACAAGGAGCGGGTTCCCTCCGAGGGGTCGGCGGGAATCAATTTCGGATGGACAGGGGATGTGAAGTATCACCTGGGCGCCGAGCGGGAATGGGAGGAGGCGGACCGGAGGGAAATCCTCCACGCCCGGCTCACCCTCGCCAACAATCCCAGCCATCTGGAATTTGTGAATCCGGTCGTCGAGGGGTATGCCCGCGCCGCCCAGGAAGACCGCCAACATCCCGGCTTTCCGAAACAGGACATGAGCCGCGCCTTGGCGATCCTGATCCACGGAGACGCGGCCTTTCCCGGTGAGGGGATCGTGGCCGAAACCCTCAACTTAAGCCGGCTCCGGGGTTACACCACGGGGGGGACGATTCATATCATCGCCAACAACCAGCTGGGGTTCACCACGGAAAGTTCCGATGCCCGGTCCACCGCTTACGCCGGCGATCTGGCCAAAGGCTTTGAAATTCCGGTGGTTCATGTCAACGCGGACGATCCGGAGGCCTGTCTGGCCGCCGTCCGGTTGGCCTGGACGTACCGCTGCCGGTTCCGGAAAGATTTCCTGATCGATCTGGTGGGATACCGGCGCTACGGCCACAACGAAATGGACGACCCCGTCGCGACGCAACCCCGGATGTACGAGCAGATTCAAAAACATCCGAGTCTGGCCGAACAATACGCCGGGCGGCTGGAGGAGGAGGGGCGGATTTCCCGGGAGGAAGTGGAGAAAGCCAGAAGGGAGGTGGAGGAACGGCTGAGGCGGGCTTACCGCAAGATGAAGGAGGATCCGCCCGACGAATGGGCGGCCATGAAGAAAGAAGCTCCGGTTCCGGCACTGCCGGAGGTGGAGACGACGGTGGATGAGGAGACCCTTCGCCGGCTCAACCGGGAATTGCTGCGCAAGCCGGAGGGATTCCACCGGTATCCGAAACTGGAGCGGATTCTTCTTCGCCGGGCCGAAGCTCTGGAGAAGGAGGGAAAGGTGGATTGGTCCCTGGCGGAAGCCTTGGCCTTTGCCACCATCCTGACGGACGGGATTGCCATCCGCATGTCCGGGCAGGACACGGAGCGGGGCACCTTCGCCCAGCGTCACTTGGTCCTGCACGATCCGAAGACGGGCCGTTCCTATTCCCCCCTGCACCTTCTCAGCCAGGCGCGGGCCTCCTTCGCCATATACAACAGCCCCCTTTCCGAAGCTTCCGTATTGGGTTTTGAGTACGGATACGACGTGTTCGCAACCGACACCCTCGTCCTGTGGGAAGCGCAGTTTGGCGATTTCGCCAACGCCGCCCAGGTGATCATCGACCAGTTTCTCTCTTCCGGCCGCGCCAAGTGGGGGCAGCGGTCCGGACTGGTGATGCTCCTGCCCCACGGCTACGAAGGCCAGGGGCCCGAGCACTCCAGCGCCCGTCTGGAGCGGTTTTTGCAACTGGCGGCGGAGAACAACTGGGTGGTGGCCAATCCGACCCGGGCTTCCCAGATTTTTCACCTGCTGCGCCGGCAGGCGCTGCTGCTGGGGAAACCTGCCGAACGGCCCCTGATCCTGATGACGCCGAAAAGCCTGCTCCGCCATCCTCAAACCGCCTCGCCCCTGACGGATTTGACGGAGGGACGGTTTCAACGCGTGATCGAACGGCCGGGATGGGAGAATCGGGCCGACCGCGTGGAGCGGCTGCTCCTTGCGAGCGGGAAAATCGCCGTGGAGTTGGAAGAGAGGTTGGAGGGCGAACAAGCCGGGGAGCGGATGCATCTCGTGCGGGTGGAACAGCTGTATCCGTTTCCGGAGGAGGAGATCCTCCGGGCGGTGCGGCGTTTTCCCCGACTGCGGGAAATGGTTTGGGTCCAGGAAGAACCGAGGAACATGGGCGCCTGGACCTATGCGGAACCCCGGTTGCGCGCCATGGCGCCTGCGGGAATAGCCGTTCGCTATGTCGGTCGTCCCGAGCGGTCCAGTCCGGCGGAGGGCTTCTCCAAGCTCCACGACATCGAACAACGGCGCATTCTCGACGAAGCGACTTGCTTGACTCCGACTCACACCGCTTCCAAACCGGGAGGGAACGAAACATGATGGAAATCAAGGTGCCGGAATTGGCGGAATCCATCACTGAAGGAACGATCTCCAAATGGGTGGTTCGGGAGGGAGAGGCCGTTCGGGAAGGGGATGTCGTCGCGGAACTGGAAACCGACAAGGTGAATGTGGAAATCAGCGCCGAACAAAGCGGGGTTTTGAAAAAAATCTTGAAGGGGGAGGGGGAGACCGTCCGCGTGGGGGAGGCGATCGCCCTGCTCGGGGAAGCGGACGGGGAGGCTGCGGAATCCGAGGCGGGGAAAAAAGCGGAGGAGCCGGTTTCCGATCCGCCTCCGGAACCCCGGGAGGAGGAAGGCGGTGAAGCTGAAGAGGATGCCCGGCCATCTCCCGCCGGCTACCCCGTGGCCACGCCCGCCGCGCGAAAGTGGGCGCGGGAGCGGGGAATCGATCTGCGCCGGGTATCCGTCCGGGATCCCCGGGGAAGGGTGACAGCGGAGGATGTTCGGAACTACTCGGCCGAAGCCCCTTCTGGAAGGGAGGCTCCCGCCGATCCGGCAAAGGTGCTGCCGGCGGGGGAAGGGGAACGGCCGGTGGAGCGGGTCCGGATGACTCGCCGCCGCCTCACCATCGCCCGCAGGCTTCTGGAAGCCAAGCAGTCAACGGCGATGCTCACCACCTTCAACGAAGTGGACATGAGCGCCGTCATGGAGATTCGGCGACGCCGGAAAGAGTGGTTCCGGGAGCGGCATGACGTGGGGCTGGGGTTCATGTCCTTCTTCACCAAGGCCGTTGTGGGGGCGCTAAAGGCCTTTCCCCTCCTCAACGCGGAGATTCAGGGAGAGGAGATCCTGATCAAGAAGTATTACGACATCGGCATCGCCGTGTCCACGGATCAGGGTCTCGTCGTTCCGGTCGTCCGGGATGCGGACCGGCTCAGCTTCCCGGAGATCGAGCGCCGGATCGCCATCCTGGCCGAAAGGGCCCGGTCCGGGTCCCTCACCCTGGAGGAGCTGCAGGGAGGCACCTTCACCATCACCAACGGCGGCGTGTTCGGCTCCCTCGCTTCCACCCCCATTCTCAACCCGCCCCAGGTGGGGATCCTGGGCATGCACAAGATTCAGAAGCGGCCGGTGGCCGTGGAGGATGACCGGGTGGAAGTGCGGCCGATGATGTATCTCGCCCTTTCTTACGATCACCGGATCATCGACGGGAAGGAGGCGGTCAGCTTCCTGGTCCGGGTGAAGGAATTGATAGAAGATCCGGAGCAGCTGCTGCTGGAGGGGTGAGCTTCGGGATTTCAAACCGGGAAATGGCCGAAAAGGAATCGGTCCCGGGAAGGACCGATTCCTTTTTACTTCGGCGCTATTCCACGATCTCGTCGCTGAATTCGAACCGGCTCACGTCGAACAGGGGCCCCTCATGCCTTTTGCCGCCCTTGAAAACGAGATACAGATCGTGGATGCCGTAGGCTCCGTCTTTTTCATTGGTGTCGATCATGGTTGATACAGTGAACCGCTTGTCCGCGCCTTTCCCTTTCGGAACCCGCATGGTGCCCACCTTTTTGCCCCCGGGATGGTCCAGACGGACTTCGATCGTTCCTCCCCCGCGGGAGGCGACGCGGGCGTGCATGCTTAAGATGCCGCGCATGTGCGCTTGTCCGTTGGCGGAACCGTCGGCAAAATTGACGCGGGTGTACCGGATGTAAGAGCCGTCCTTCAGGGGCACGGCCGCTTTGCCTTCCGGGGTGTTTTTCAGACGGATTCCCGACTGCCCGTCATTTTCATGGGGATAGTAGGTGGAGAACACATCCTTCAGCTCCGGCAGCGCGGGGAGTTCAAATTGCTCCGGTATGAAGGTGGTCACGCTTTTCTCCCTCAAGTTCACGGTGAAGCGGTGCTTTTTGACCTTGACCGCGTCCAGTTTCTTCAGATTTTCACTGGCGGAAGTGCGGTAGGGCACGACGGAATGCACATTTTTCGGAAAGCCCTTCAGATAAAAGGTGACGGTTTGCGGTTTCGGGCTGTTGTTTACAGCTACGACGGCAAAATTGCCCGTTTTCGGATCCTTGTAGGCGGTCACCAGCACATCCTCCGCCGGGTGCTTGTCCGCTTCGATCCTTTTGTAACCGGGCCGGATGAAGCGGCTGTAATTGCCGAAGGCGTAATATCGCTTGAAGACGCGGAACAGATTGTTTTCCGTGGGGGCGACCCGTTGATCCGACCCGTCGTTGGAAAGTCGGATCAAATCGGAACCGTCCGCGCCGTTGTTGGCGGCGGGCCACCACCAGAAATAGGCGCTCACGCCGGTGACGTCGAACATGTTTCCGATGAGGGTGGCGTATTTCAGGCCGTCTTCGATGGTGTTGTGCGCAAAGGTTTGCTTCGCTTCGCCCTGGTTCATGTATTCCGTCTGCCAGATCGTTTTTCCCAGTTCCTTCGATCGGGCAAAGGCGTCGGGATCCGGCATCGTATCGCCGGCGAGCAATCCCTGGTAGGCGTGGGCGGCGACCACGTCCACCGCGGGGGCGGTTTTCGGATCCGTCAAGGCGGGAAGCGCGTATTCCTCCGAAAACTTCATCGACTCACCCAGAACGATTTTGGCGGAAACGCCTTTTTCCTTGAAGGTGGGAGCCAAATAATCGCGGACGAAGAGGTTCAGTTCCTCCGGCGTCCAGAGACAGCTGGAATACAGGGTTGACACCTCCGGTTCATTGGCGGGGGAGATGTGCGTGATGTCGATGCCGAAGTGTTCCTTGTAACCCTTCACATAAGCGGCCAGGTATTCGGCGTATTTCCGATACATCGATTTATCGAGCTTGTTCGGAGGATCGCCGCCGGTGTCGATCACGCTGCGGTTTTTCTTCATCCAGGCCGGAGGGCTCCATGCGGTGCTGAAAAAGGTCCTTACGCCCCTCTTTTTCGCTTCGTTCATGATCCAGATCTGATACCGGTCGAAGGAATCCTTGTCCCAATCTTCATCGTCCCAGACGAATTTGTCCGGCTCGGGCATGATGGTTTCACTTGGGCCGTCGTAGTGAGGATCGCCCCATTCCTCGATCCCGCCGTCACCGATCACATTGCGGACGATGCTCAGCCCGATTCCCTTTTCCCGGCTGAAGATCATGTCTAAGATTTGCGTCCGGACCGGCTCGTCCAGGCGCATGATGGAGCCGCCTTTGTGAAAGGCGAAAGATCCGCCGAATCCGTCGATCACCTGCCTCTCCGCATTCCAGTCGATCGTGGAGACGCCGCGGGGAAGGGCGGGGGTGTGAGCCGCGGCGGAAGCCGACGCGCCGATGACGATAAACAAGCAGAGCAACGCAACGAGCAGCGGGGCAAAGGGCTTTCGGAGCATATCCATCCTCTCCTTGTCAATGGGATCCGACGGGGGCCGGGATGCATACTAGTATGGTAGTTTAAACGAATGAGGAAAAGAATTAATTTTCTAATTATTGATTTTATTATTTACCGGAAGAGCTGTCAAATAATGATCATCATTGGGGCGCTCCGTGGGGTTTTTTGGTACAAGACGGCTCCGCCGTCACAGCGAGTTTGTATCCTCGATCCTTGACCCTCATTCCAT encodes:
- the odhB gene encoding 2-oxoglutarate dehydrogenase complex dihydrolipoyllysine-residue succinyltransferase, whose amino-acid sequence is MMEIKVPELAESITEGTISKWVVREGEAVREGDVVAELETDKVNVEISAEQSGVLKKILKGEGETVRVGEAIALLGEADGEAAESEAGKKAEEPVSDPPPEPREEEGGEAEEDARPSPAGYPVATPAARKWARERGIDLRRVSVRDPRGRVTAEDVRNYSAEAPSGREAPADPAKVLPAGEGERPVERVRMTRRRLTIARRLLEAKQSTAMLTTFNEVDMSAVMEIRRRRKEWFRERHDVGLGFMSFFTKAVVGALKAFPLLNAEIQGEEILIKKYYDIGIAVSTDQGLVVPVVRDADRLSFPEIERRIAILAERARSGSLTLEELQGGTFTITNGGVFGSLASTPILNPPQVGILGMHKIQKRPVAVEDDRVEVRPMMYLALSYDHRIIDGKEAVSFLVRVKELIEDPEQLLLEG
- a CDS encoding glycoside hydrolase yields the protein MLRKPFAPLLVALLCLFIVIGASASAAAHTPALPRGVSTIDWNAERQVIDGFGGSFAFHKGGSIMRLDEPVRTQILDMIFSREKGIGLSIVRNVIGDGGIEEWGDPHYDGPSETIMPEPDKFVWDDEDWDKDSFDRYQIWIMNEAKKRGVRTFFSTAWSPPAWMKKNRSVIDTGGDPPNKLDKSMYRKYAEYLAAYVKGYKEHFGIDITHISPANEPEVSTLYSSCLWTPEELNLFVRDYLAPTFKEKGVSAKIVLGESMKFSEEYALPALTDPKTAPAVDVVAAHAYQGLLAGDTMPDPDAFARSKELGKTIWQTEYMNQGEAKQTFAHNTIEDGLKYATLIGNMFDVTGVSAYFWWWPAANNGADGSDLIRLSNDGSDQRVAPTENNLFRVFKRYYAFGNYSRFIRPGYKRIEADKHPAEDVLVTAYKDPKTGNFAVVAVNNSPKPQTVTFYLKGFPKNVHSVVPYRTSASENLKKLDAVKVKKHRFTVNLREKSVTTFIPEQFELPALPELKDVFSTYYPHENDGQSGIRLKNTPEGKAAVPLKDGSYIRYTRVNFADGSANGQAHMRGILSMHARVASRGGGTIEVRLDHPGGKKVGTMRVPKGKGADKRFTVSTMIDTNEKDGAYGIHDLYLVFKGGKRHEGPLFDVSRFEFSDEIVE
- a CDS encoding 2-oxoglutarate dehydrogenase E1 component, which encodes MGQRVERNFGSIKWTNFHGANLAYLVEQYERYVENPRSVEASVRTLFERLGPPPVTPPEDVSGEERGDPALIRKVVAAVELAQRIRTYGHRLARINPLKREILSDPRLDPAACGLTEEDLRRMRAVWIWPEAPAGVRTGLEAIAKLREIYTGSLAFEFSHVHDPREREWLERQVESGGIRPFLPPDQQIGLLKRLIEVEEFERFLHRTFPGQKRFSIEGIDVLVPMLDELIRRSVHDGVKNVMIGMAHRGRLNVLAHVLGKPYEVIFSEFHHAPDKERVPSEGSAGINFGWTGDVKYHLGAEREWEEADRREILHARLTLANNPSHLEFVNPVVEGYARAAQEDRQHPGFPKQDMSRALAILIHGDAAFPGEGIVAETLNLSRLRGYTTGGTIHIIANNQLGFTTESSDARSTAYAGDLAKGFEIPVVHVNADDPEACLAAVRLAWTYRCRFRKDFLIDLVGYRRYGHNEMDDPVATQPRMYEQIQKHPSLAEQYAGRLEEEGRISREEVEKARREVEERLRRAYRKMKEDPPDEWAAMKKEAPVPALPEVETTVDEETLRRLNRELLRKPEGFHRYPKLERILLRRAEALEKEGKVDWSLAEALAFATILTDGIAIRMSGQDTERGTFAQRHLVLHDPKTGRSYSPLHLLSQARASFAIYNSPLSEASVLGFEYGYDVFATDTLVLWEAQFGDFANAAQVIIDQFLSSGRAKWGQRSGLVMLLPHGYEGQGPEHSSARLERFLQLAAENNWVVANPTRASQIFHLLRRQALLLGKPAERPLILMTPKSLLRHPQTASPLTDLTEGRFQRVIERPGWENRADRVERLLLASGKIAVELEERLEGEQAGERMHLVRVEQLYPFPEEEILRAVRRFPRLREMVWVQEEPRNMGAWTYAEPRLRAMAPAGIAVRYVGRPERSSPAEGFSKLHDIEQRRILDEATCLTPTHTASKPGGNET